A stretch of the Xanthocytophaga agilis genome encodes the following:
- a CDS encoding XrtN system VIT domain-containing protein, translating into MKTELTTPSQITPASEKLGQEKITRLSFQEKLSLPLKDTYIGAGLIFVILSAILFVGFEWLATNKQEAFTLFFIHYVIAFVYGFSLLIKWGWKFISGRSKQEDFTAQVLLWLVLSLISCYALNREMSVFDSATSWLCFYIVTSGIACIAFVWKDHMSSVLQSGLYVILAAALLLFVYLAIYLVPIYPIGAICMIGIGIGGHVFIPLIFSFILFRIVRESFFHFKKPILIGLALPLAFITYFAWHWHANLDKIQSIESQVLSHTKSLPKWVQISQKLRNDWVTERILKTDLVYTPMLWENGFDIFPSRSFSEVQEHDPLVVIASTLWGRPDFSRNEKIQILESLHDARHEAQRRLWSGDDLATRHIESKVKVYPDYRLAYTEKIITIHNHSSWSWRDQEAIYTFHLPEGSVVTSLSLWINGIEEEARLTTKAKADSAYTTIVGVERRDPSVVHWQEGNTVTVRVFPCPANGDRQFKIGITSPLRAEGNRLFYDNIYFQGPTNSRTKENTSVDFVSAPLDVLGLEDFSSEANSIFYTKGSYQPDFSFSFRTPTLSKQSFVFQGKSYSVLPYQKQYEHFALQSVYIDLNNAWTLREFEEVYDMAKSSKVWVWDEQWIQLTNTNLLSMYEKLWKNQFSLLPIHKIDNPEQSLIISKSDHPSPNLNDLKDTPFAKELESKATLNLKVKLFSLSSELSPYMKTLAELRVIQYDRGSTSYLKQLFTEKRFVKNLEDEQTVTLPQAEIQLKEETTQSINANVAPDHLLRLFTYNHLMHEIGHRYFAKDYLSDNLIAEAQRAYVVSPISSLVVLETQKDYERFGIKEAKNSLKNASLNGAGSVPEPHEWLLILTAVSIAGYLFWRQRI; encoded by the coding sequence ATGAAAACTGAACTTACTACACCCTCTCAGATTACACCTGCATCGGAAAAGCTTGGGCAGGAAAAAATCACTCGCCTGTCTTTTCAGGAAAAGCTATCACTGCCTCTGAAAGATACATATATCGGAGCTGGACTTATATTTGTTATTCTCTCTGCTATTCTATTTGTCGGCTTTGAATGGTTAGCAACTAACAAACAGGAAGCTTTCACCCTTTTCTTTATTCATTATGTAATAGCTTTTGTATATGGATTTTCTCTATTGATAAAATGGGGATGGAAGTTCATCTCCGGACGATCCAAACAAGAGGATTTTACAGCACAGGTATTGCTCTGGCTAGTATTGAGTTTAATCAGTTGTTATGCTCTTAATAGAGAAATGTCTGTTTTTGATTCTGCTACATCCTGGTTATGTTTTTACATTGTAACCAGTGGTATAGCCTGCATAGCATTTGTCTGGAAAGATCACATGTCTTCCGTATTGCAATCAGGTCTTTATGTTATTCTTGCAGCTGCCTTACTACTATTTGTGTATCTGGCCATTTATCTGGTACCTATTTATCCTATTGGAGCAATATGTATGATTGGCATTGGTATAGGTGGACACGTATTTATCCCATTGATATTCTCTTTCATTCTATTTCGTATAGTACGTGAATCTTTTTTCCACTTCAAAAAGCCTATCCTGATCGGTCTGGCATTGCCACTGGCATTTATAACCTATTTTGCATGGCACTGGCATGCAAACTTAGATAAAATTCAAAGTATAGAAAGCCAGGTTCTTTCCCATACTAAGTCCTTGCCTAAATGGGTACAGATTTCACAAAAACTTCGTAATGACTGGGTTACTGAACGAATCTTAAAAACAGATCTGGTTTATACACCTATGCTCTGGGAAAATGGTTTTGATATATTTCCAAGCCGATCTTTTAGTGAAGTACAGGAGCATGATCCACTGGTAGTGATTGCATCAACTCTTTGGGGTCGTCCAGATTTCTCCAGAAATGAAAAAATTCAGATACTGGAATCTTTACATGATGCCAGACACGAAGCACAGAGACGTCTCTGGTCTGGTGATGATCTTGCAACCCGCCATATTGAGAGCAAAGTTAAAGTATATCCTGATTATCGTTTAGCCTATACAGAGAAGATAATCACTATTCACAATCATAGTAGCTGGAGTTGGAGAGATCAGGAAGCTATTTACACATTTCATTTGCCTGAGGGATCTGTTGTTACTTCTTTATCACTATGGATCAATGGTATTGAAGAAGAAGCACGCCTCACAACCAAAGCCAAGGCAGATTCAGCTTATACAACCATTGTAGGAGTTGAAAGACGGGACCCCTCTGTCGTACACTGGCAGGAAGGTAATACAGTCACGGTACGAGTCTTTCCTTGCCCTGCTAATGGTGATAGGCAGTTCAAAATTGGAATCACCTCACCACTTCGGGCAGAAGGAAACAGACTGTTTTATGACAATATTTATTTTCAGGGACCGACTAATTCCCGTACCAAAGAGAATACAAGTGTAGATTTTGTCTCAGCACCACTGGATGTTCTGGGATTGGAAGACTTTTCGTCTGAAGCCAATAGCATATTTTATACAAAAGGGTCTTACCAGCCCGACTTTTCATTTTCGTTCCGTACTCCAACACTCTCTAAACAATCCTTTGTCTTTCAGGGAAAAAGTTATTCTGTACTTCCTTATCAAAAGCAGTACGAACACTTTGCACTCCAATCAGTATATATTGATCTGAATAATGCCTGGACCTTACGGGAATTTGAAGAGGTATACGATATGGCTAAATCTTCGAAAGTATGGGTATGGGATGAACAATGGATACAGCTTACGAATACCAATCTATTGTCTATGTATGAGAAGCTATGGAAAAACCAATTTAGCTTGCTTCCTATTCATAAAATTGATAACCCTGAACAATCACTGATTATTTCCAAAAGTGATCATCCTTCTCCAAATCTGAATGATCTGAAAGATACACCGTTTGCGAAAGAGCTGGAATCAAAAGCGACTCTAAATCTCAAAGTCAAACTATTTTCATTAAGTTCAGAATTATCACCTTATATGAAAACCCTTGCTGAGTTACGAGTAATCCAGTATGATAGAGGAAGCACCAGCTATCTGAAGCAATTGTTCACAGAGAAGCGATTTGTAAAAAATCTGGAGGATGAACAGACTGTTACACTTCCACAGGCAGAGATACAGTTGAAGGAAGAAACAACTCAGTCCATAAACGCAAATGTAGCTCCTGATCATCTGCTCCGGTTATTTACCTATAATCACCTGATGCATGAAATAGGCCATCGATATTTTGCAAAAGACTATCTATCCGATAATCTGATTGCCGAAGCACAACGAGCTTATGTAGTTTCTCCTATTTCCAGTCTGGTAGTATTAGAAACACAAAAGGACTATGAACGATTTGGAATCAAAGAAGCAAAAAATAGCTTAAAAAATGCATCTCTCAATGGTGCAGGATCTGTACCGGAGCCACACGAATGGCTACTGATTCTTACTGCAGTTAGCATAGCAGGTTATCTATTTTGGAGACAACGAATATAA
- a CDS encoding DUF4173 domain-containing protein, with protein MKTILVKGLCFITLGLLFNIFFWNEKLGINLLLFSILLISILLYSYQESLKITSVRISIAFTLLSAIMVVWHNTLISKLVFTTSFMIMTGLLHEYRYRTIYNPLAAYIVNFSQVMPNYFNGVQAWIIQSKVKHTQVGRSLAQFRFSFVPLLFFGIFFAIFKTANPIFSDLTDTLFHSFYTLLESLFTNFSIPWFTFFLSGFYLLGSILYYKPFDTLLQHESLQNNWLARQRRMTKNKLHHRVKNLALKNEYTGALILVISVNILIFAENCADIYWLWINFDYKEITDFSILLHEGANMLLLSILLSMGILLFYFRKNINFYTKNTLLKQAAYLWIIQNGILGLSVLLRCYYYFHEHGLAYKRVGVVIFLILTYIGLFTLYQKISQKKSFFYLLRINSWAAYGMFILLTLVNWDVFIVSYNLQHPKLNSKIDLEYQLTRSDKALPILVKNRTKIQDILSTGKIHDSKRNQISMNEYLYYRIEKFQKEYQEYTWLSWNYADYQAYQYFNSRNQ; from the coding sequence ATGAAAACTATTTTAGTAAAAGGCTTATGTTTTATAACACTAGGTTTACTCTTCAATATCTTTTTCTGGAATGAAAAGCTGGGAATAAACCTGTTGTTATTTTCCATACTGTTGATTTCAATCTTGCTGTACTCCTACCAGGAAAGTTTGAAGATTACTTCAGTAAGAATCTCAATTGCTTTTACCTTATTATCAGCAATTATGGTAGTGTGGCACAATACGCTTATTAGCAAACTAGTCTTTACCACTTCATTTATGATTATGACCGGACTGCTACATGAATATCGTTATCGAACTATTTACAATCCATTAGCAGCCTATATAGTCAATTTCTCTCAAGTGATGCCTAACTATTTCAATGGTGTACAAGCCTGGATAATCCAGTCAAAGGTAAAACATACTCAAGTAGGACGTTCACTGGCTCAATTTCGATTTTCATTTGTCCCACTGCTATTTTTTGGGATCTTCTTTGCTATTTTTAAGACAGCTAACCCCATTTTCAGTGATTTAACTGATACACTATTTCATTCTTTCTATACTCTTCTGGAGTCATTATTCACCAATTTTTCAATACCCTGGTTTACGTTTTTTCTCTCCGGCTTTTATTTGCTAGGTTCAATTCTATACTATAAGCCTTTTGATACTTTACTACAACATGAAAGCTTACAAAACAACTGGCTTGCCCGTCAGCGAAGAATGACCAAAAATAAACTACATCATAGAGTAAAAAATCTCGCACTAAAAAATGAATACACAGGAGCTTTGATTCTGGTCATCTCTGTTAACATTTTAATATTCGCAGAGAACTGTGCGGATATATACTGGTTATGGATCAACTTTGATTACAAAGAAATTACCGATTTCTCCATTCTTCTCCATGAAGGAGCAAACATGTTACTTCTGAGTATCCTTCTATCAATGGGAATATTACTATTCTACTTTCGTAAAAACATTAATTTTTACACAAAAAACACACTATTAAAACAGGCTGCCTATCTATGGATCATTCAGAATGGAATATTAGGGCTTTCTGTTCTCTTACGATGTTATTATTACTTTCATGAACATGGGCTCGCTTATAAACGTGTAGGTGTTGTCATTTTTCTAATACTTACCTATATAGGCTTGTTCACATTGTATCAGAAAATCAGTCAGAAAAAGTCCTTCTTTTATCTGTTACGAATCAATAGCTGGGCAGCATACGGAATGTTTATTCTATTGACATTGGTTAACTGGGACGTTTTTATTGTGTCCTATAATCTGCAACATCCAAAGCTTAACTCAAAGATCGATCTGGAATATCAACTAACGCGTTCGGATAAAGCATTACCAATCCTTGTTAAGAATCGAACAAAAATTCAGGATATACTTAGTACAGGAAAAATACATGATAGCAAGAGGAATCAAATTTCAATGAACGAATACCTCTACTACCGAATCGAAAAATTTCAGAAAGAATATCAGGAATACACATGGTTATCGTGGAATTATGCTGACTATCAAGCCTATCAGTATTTTAACTCAAGGAATCAATAG
- a CDS encoding DUF4173 domain-containing protein: MKPSSFKLTILCLLTLVYNYVFWQEKLGINLLLFSTLLIASLFYFYPQSWKATNVRISTLFTILSLIMVVWHNSLTSKLAHITSFLIMAGFIHVREYRTVYNALASYVFNFFAVIPNFISEWKYWSEQSKLSSTKTGKSLYQLRFSLIPLVFFSIFFSIFKIANPVFSDLSDSFFNSIATFFDQLFANISFVRILFIVSGLYLIGSFLYYMYYPQLLASEQKHTNIITRQRRFVKSQHINFSLVGLKNEYTTALILIISVNVLLLIVNIIDIRWLWFNFDYSTAGNLAKLVHEGTYMLILSILLSMGILLFYFRRSLNFYKNNKLLLQSSYLWIIQNCILGFSVLLRCYHYIHEYGLAYKRIGVVVFLILTYVGLFTLYQKISQKKSFFYLLRINSWAAYGMFILLTLVNWDVFIVSYNLQHPNVKMGIDLEFLLSRSDKTLPLLDQYKNRISKELESQRMDDKSYRFDNSTKKQYLEDRIQHFITEYPTYSWLSWNYTDYQAYQYFKTTQK; encoded by the coding sequence ATGAAACCATCTTCTTTTAAACTTACCATTCTGTGTCTGCTAACATTAGTTTACAACTATGTTTTCTGGCAAGAAAAGTTGGGAATTAATCTATTATTATTTTCTACACTTCTGATTGCATCTCTATTTTATTTCTATCCACAAAGTTGGAAAGCTACAAATGTCAGAATCTCTACCTTATTTACCATTCTATCTCTTATCATGGTAGTCTGGCATAATTCCCTGACAAGTAAACTAGCCCATATTACCTCATTCCTGATTATGGCAGGCTTTATTCATGTCAGAGAATACAGAACTGTCTACAATGCACTGGCAAGTTATGTATTCAATTTCTTTGCTGTAATCCCTAACTTTATCAGTGAGTGGAAATATTGGTCTGAACAATCGAAGTTAAGTTCTACGAAAACAGGCAAATCGTTGTATCAATTGCGCTTCTCGCTTATCCCTCTGGTATTTTTCAGCATCTTCTTTTCAATATTCAAAATCGCCAATCCTGTTTTCAGTGACCTGAGTGATAGTTTCTTTAATTCTATTGCAACATTCTTTGACCAATTATTTGCCAATATCTCATTTGTTCGCATTCTATTTATTGTAAGTGGATTATACCTGATAGGATCTTTTTTATACTACATGTACTATCCACAACTTCTTGCAAGTGAGCAAAAACATACAAACATAATTACACGACAAAGACGATTTGTAAAAAGTCAACACATTAATTTTAGCCTTGTAGGTTTAAAAAACGAATACACTACTGCACTTATCTTAATCATATCTGTCAATGTCTTATTGCTAATTGTAAATATTATCGACATTCGTTGGCTGTGGTTTAACTTTGATTATAGCACAGCAGGGAATCTTGCCAAGCTAGTTCATGAAGGCACCTATATGCTGATTCTAAGTATTCTGCTTTCTATGGGTATTCTTCTCTTCTATTTTCGTCGTAGTCTTAACTTCTACAAAAATAACAAGCTGCTCCTCCAAAGCTCCTATCTATGGATTATTCAGAACTGTATTCTGGGGTTCTCAGTCCTGTTGCGTTGTTATCATTACATTCATGAGTATGGCTTGGCTTACAAACGTATTGGTGTTGTAGTCTTTCTAATACTTACCTATGTAGGCTTGTTCACATTGTATCAGAAAATCAGTCAGAAAAAGTCCTTCTTTTATCTGTTACGAATCAATAGCTGGGCAGCATACGGAATGTTTATTCTATTGACATTGGTTAACTGGGACGTTTTTATTGTGTCCTATAATCTGCAACATCCCAATGTTAAAATGGGTATTGACCTGGAATTTTTGCTAAGCAGATCGGATAAAACGCTTCCCTTATTGGATCAATATAAGAATCGCATAAGCAAGGAACTAGAAAGTCAGCGTATGGATGACAAATCCTATCGATTTGATAATTCTACCAAGAAGCAATACCTGGAAGATCGTATTCAGCATTTTATCACTGAATATCCTACTTACTCATGGTTATCATGGAATTATACTGACTATCAAGCTTATCAGTATTTTAAGACTACGCAGAAGTAA
- a CDS encoding winged helix-turn-helix domain-containing protein codes for MSVLMVNDQMDFNSLKELLNLTDGNLASHLRALEEQSYIAVQKQFVGRKPNTTYQATEEGKKAFNEHLKALETLIKSNL; via the coding sequence ATGTCGGTATTGATGGTAAATGATCAAATGGATTTTAATAGTCTGAAAGAGCTATTGAATCTGACAGATGGTAATCTTGCCAGTCACTTGCGGGCTCTGGAAGAACAAAGTTACATTGCTGTCCAGAAACAATTTGTAGGTCGGAAACCTAACACAACATATCAAGCAACTGAAGAAGGGAAAAAAGCTTTCAATGAACATTTAAAAGCTTTGGAAACGCTGATTAAAAGCAACTTATAA
- a CDS encoding pyridoxine 5'-phosphate synthase yields MTKLSVNINKIATLRNSRGGNNPNVIRVAQDCERFGAEGITVHPRPDERHIRYRDVIELKEIVTTEFNIEGYPDARYMELVKRVQPTQATLVPDPPEAITSSFGWDTIQHRSMLQDIIAELKSYGIRTSIFVDPIEKMVEGASHTGTDRIELYTESYATHYQLNREEAVLPFAHAARVASEVGLGLNAGHDLDLNNLHYLKEHLPNLQEVSIGHALVCDALYFGLENTIQMYLKELR; encoded by the coding sequence ATGACCAAGTTATCTGTTAATATTAATAAAATTGCCACACTGCGCAATTCTCGTGGGGGAAATAACCCCAATGTAATTCGGGTTGCACAGGATTGTGAACGATTTGGAGCAGAAGGAATAACGGTACATCCACGTCCAGATGAACGTCATATACGATATCGTGACGTTATTGAATTAAAGGAAATAGTTACAACAGAATTTAATATCGAAGGTTACCCGGATGCCAGATATATGGAGTTGGTTAAACGAGTACAACCTACTCAAGCTACTTTAGTCCCAGATCCTCCAGAGGCAATAACGTCCAGTTTTGGCTGGGATACTATCCAGCATAGAAGTATGCTTCAGGATATTATAGCAGAATTAAAAAGCTATGGTATTCGTACCTCTATTTTTGTAGATCCCATAGAAAAAATGGTAGAAGGAGCTTCACACACAGGCACAGATCGAATCGAACTCTATACTGAAAGTTACGCGACCCATTACCAGCTCAATCGTGAAGAAGCAGTATTACCATTTGCACACGCTGCCCGGGTTGCATCAGAAGTTGGTTTGGGATTAAATGCAGGTCATGATCTGGATCTCAATAATTTACATTATCTGAAAGAACATCTTCCTAATTTACAGGAAGTTTCAATTGGTCACGCCCTTGTTTGTGATGCATTATATTTTGGTTTGGAAAATACCATTCAAATGTATCTCAAAGAATTACGCTAA
- a CDS encoding UBP-type zinc finger domain-containing protein → MSIEPIACQHILDIKELKIAKEYVCEECIQSGSPWLHLRTCQTCGVTLCCDSSPNKHATKHFHRTGHPVVISAEPGEQWFWCYTDSSFAEY, encoded by the coding sequence ATGTCTATCGAACCAATCGCCTGTCAACATATTCTGGATATTAAAGAACTAAAAATCGCCAAAGAGTATGTATGTGAAGAATGTATCCAGTCAGGCAGTCCATGGCTGCATCTACGTACTTGTCAAACCTGTGGCGTTACTTTATGTTGTGATTCGTCACCTAATAAACATGCAACCAAACATTTTCATCGAACAGGTCATCCTGTAGTTATCTCTGCTGAACCCGGAGAACAATGGTTTTGGTGTTATACAGACTCCAGCTTTGCGGAATATTAG
- a CDS encoding FAD-dependent oxidoreductase, translating to MKQPIIIAVDDDPQVLRALSRDLRNTYRKDYKILSTESASEALNALKELKKKNETVAMLISDQRMPEMLGVDYLSKAKKEFPEAKRVLLTAYSDTDAAIKAINDVQLDYYLMKPWDPPEEKMFPVLNDLLEAWQNNYTPDYEGLRVIGFQFSPKSHEIKDFLSGNLFPYQWMDVETSDKAKELLATYFIDMKELPVVLLEDGTYLKDPSVTEIAERLGLKPHASAELYDVVIIGAGPAGLSAAVYGGSEGLKTLLIEKRAPGGQAGTSSRIENYLGFPSGLSGSDLSRRAITQATRFGVEFLSPAEVVDIELQDNYKILTLSTGAKINTRSLIIATGVDYRKLDTKGVSDFTGAGVYYGAATTEANGCRDREVFVVGGGNSAGQGAMYLSQYAKTVYIVIRRPDLTETMSHYLIDQIKDTPNIRLLPCSEIVEARGNGHLQELDIKELNSGDVQTLHADSLFIFIGAKPFTDWMPINLFKDPRGFIETGRNLFLYPNFKKSWKLEREPYPLETCVPGIFASGDVRATAMNRVASAVGEGAMAISFVHKYLAEI from the coding sequence ATGAAACAACCTATTATTATTGCTGTCGATGATGACCCTCAGGTGTTGCGGGCTCTTTCGCGGGATTTACGAAATACTTATCGAAAAGATTATAAAATTCTTAGTACAGAATCTGCTAGTGAAGCACTTAATGCACTTAAAGAATTAAAAAAGAAAAATGAAACAGTAGCCATGCTAATCTCAGATCAACGCATGCCAGAAATGCTGGGAGTTGACTATCTGAGTAAAGCCAAAAAAGAATTTCCCGAAGCCAAGAGAGTCCTTCTGACTGCCTATTCAGATACAGATGCTGCTATTAAGGCGATCAATGATGTACAACTGGATTACTATCTGATGAAGCCATGGGACCCGCCTGAAGAAAAAATGTTTCCAGTATTAAATGATTTACTGGAAGCCTGGCAAAACAACTATACTCCTGATTATGAAGGATTACGAGTTATTGGATTCCAGTTTTCCCCAAAATCTCATGAAATAAAAGATTTTCTTTCAGGTAATTTATTCCCCTATCAATGGATGGATGTTGAAACCAGTGACAAAGCTAAAGAGTTGCTGGCAACCTATTTCATTGATATGAAAGAACTTCCGGTTGTTTTGCTTGAAGATGGTACTTACTTAAAAGATCCTTCCGTGACGGAAATAGCAGAAAGACTGGGCTTAAAACCTCATGCTTCAGCCGAATTATACGATGTTGTTATTATTGGAGCTGGGCCTGCCGGACTATCTGCGGCTGTATATGGAGGGTCTGAAGGGCTCAAAACATTGCTTATCGAAAAACGGGCACCTGGTGGTCAGGCAGGTACAAGTTCACGCATTGAAAATTACCTTGGATTTCCTTCAGGTCTCAGCGGTTCAGACCTCTCAAGAAGAGCAATAACCCAGGCAACACGCTTTGGTGTAGAATTTCTGTCGCCAGCAGAAGTAGTCGATATTGAGTTACAGGATAATTACAAAATACTAACTCTTTCAACTGGAGCAAAAATCAATACCAGAAGTCTGATTATCGCTACAGGAGTAGATTATCGTAAACTTGATACCAAAGGTGTTTCTGATTTTACCGGAGCGGGTGTATACTATGGCGCAGCAACTACAGAAGCCAATGGATGTAGAGATCGGGAGGTTTTTGTTGTAGGTGGCGGCAACTCTGCCGGACAAGGAGCTATGTACTTGTCTCAATATGCAAAAACTGTCTATATTGTCATTCGTCGTCCTGATTTAACTGAGACTATGTCTCATTATCTGATTGATCAAATTAAGGATACACCCAATATCCGGCTACTACCTTGTTCTGAAATTGTGGAAGCACGAGGCAACGGGCATCTTCAGGAACTGGATATAAAAGAGCTGAACTCAGGCGATGTACAAACTTTACATGCCGATTCTTTATTTATCTTTATTGGAGCAAAGCCTTTTACAGACTGGATGCCTATCAATCTGTTTAAAGATCCTCGTGGATTTATAGAGACAGGCCGCAATTTATTTCTTTATCCCAATTTTAAGAAATCATGGAAACTGGAACGGGAGCCATATCCTCTGGAAACATGTGTTCCAGGTATCTTTGCTTCAGGTGATGTACGGGCAACAGCTATGAACAGAGTCGCCTCAGCTGTGGGAGAAGGGGCTATGGCGATCAGCTTTGTACACAAGTACCTGGCAGAAATATAA
- a CDS encoding ATP-binding protein: MDIQQELESNEHLSSVPKDQIQWLTDHSELLTLEIGDYAFRKGDLVDKLFIVLKGRLRIFFMQGNQQIEFGYNEKGHIGGSLPYSRLQKANGNGVAVDPTLLLALHTDYFPEMIQTQYELTEMLVHLMIDRVRDFTKFQQQNEKMISLGKLSAGLAHELNNPASAVIRSSDALKKHLNSVPLKLKKVVSMQLTAEQVDQVNEVLFSKIKAGPRINISLMERTSLEDELTDWLEEHGLNNAYELAECFVDYDLTANDLDFINQKVSTSHLSSVLDWLCNVLTTEKMVNEIAEASTRISKLVKAIKEYSHMDGGTDKQKVNLREGIQSTLTILQHKLKTKNIEVKLDIPNDLPQININIGEMNQVWTNLIDNAIDAMEDHGQLHIKSFKDRNFIITKIVDNGIGIPEEIIGMIFDPFFTTKPVGKGTGLGLEIVQSIIKQHNGKIKVNSKPGQTEFNVCLPID, translated from the coding sequence ATGGATATACAACAAGAACTAGAATCTAACGAACACCTTTCCTCTGTCCCTAAAGATCAAATCCAATGGTTAACAGATCATAGTGAACTCCTAACCCTAGAAATAGGAGACTATGCATTCCGAAAAGGAGATCTGGTGGATAAACTTTTTATTGTACTGAAAGGTCGCCTGCGCATTTTTTTCATGCAGGGAAATCAACAGATAGAGTTTGGGTATAATGAAAAAGGTCATATAGGAGGAAGTCTGCCCTACTCTCGTCTCCAAAAGGCCAATGGAAACGGAGTAGCAGTAGACCCTACCCTATTACTGGCTTTACATACAGATTATTTTCCAGAGATGATTCAAACACAATATGAGTTAACAGAAATGCTAGTTCATCTGATGATTGATCGGGTTAGAGACTTTACAAAGTTTCAGCAACAGAATGAAAAAATGATTTCTTTGGGAAAGCTTTCAGCCGGACTTGCTCATGAACTTAATAACCCAGCATCTGCTGTTATTAGAAGTTCAGATGCACTAAAAAAACACCTAAACTCTGTTCCTTTAAAGCTCAAAAAAGTAGTTTCCATGCAACTAACAGCAGAGCAAGTAGATCAGGTCAATGAAGTATTATTTTCTAAGATCAAAGCTGGTCCCAGAATCAATATTTCACTCATGGAAAGAACTTCTCTGGAAGATGAATTAACGGATTGGCTTGAAGAACATGGACTAAACAATGCATACGAATTAGCAGAGTGTTTTGTCGATTATGATCTGACAGCGAATGATTTAGATTTTATCAATCAGAAGGTCTCAACAAGCCATCTTTCCTCTGTGTTGGATTGGTTATGCAATGTACTTACCACAGAAAAAATGGTAAATGAAATTGCAGAAGCTTCAACAAGAATTTCAAAACTAGTCAAAGCCATTAAAGAATATTCTCATATGGATGGAGGAACGGATAAACAAAAAGTAAATTTAAGAGAAGGCATACAAAGCACCTTAACCATCCTGCAACACAAACTAAAAACAAAAAATATTGAAGTAAAACTTGATATTCCAAACGATTTACCTCAGATTAATATTAATATAGGAGAAATGAACCAGGTCTGGACTAATTTGATAGATAATGCTATTGATGCCATGGAAGATCATGGACAGCTTCATATTAAGTCCTTTAAAGATAGAAATTTTATCATAACTAAAATTGTCGATAATGGGATAGGTATTCCTGAAGAAATCATAGGAATGATATTTGATCCGTTTTTTACAACAAAGCCTGTTGGCAAAGGAACAGGACTTGGGCTTGAGATTGTACAAAGTATTATCAAACAGCACAATGGAAAGATAAAAGTTAACTCTAAACCAGGGCAAACAGAATTCAACGTTTGTCTGCCTATTGATTAA